A region from the Gossypium hirsutum isolate 1008001.06 chromosome A08, Gossypium_hirsutum_v2.1, whole genome shotgun sequence genome encodes:
- the LOC107953818 gene encoding mavicyanin, which translates to MAVAKSAVIFVFTMALWGVSMAAIHWVGGFAGWTTVTAGSPLDYRIWASTRNFHVGDVIVFRYNNKFNNVVRVTHQNFKSCNATSPIAVYSSGADTINLTRPGHLYFICSIPGHCLAGQKVNIEVTLAMEHLPSSASAVYQLPQSASVSDEALAPSPDSLEPIPGPTQGSAPALRSLNFWLYLVVLAFGFGVTGIGTYSLVEFHV; encoded by the exons ATGGCGGTTGCTAAGAGTGCAGTGATTTTCGTCTTTACAATGGCTCTCTGGGGCGTTTCCATGGCGGCTATACACTGGGTCGGAGGCTTCGCTGGATGGACCACCGTCACTGCAGGCTCCCCACTTGATTACAGAATCTGGGCTTCAACCAGGAACTTCCATGTTGGCGATGTTATTG TTTTCAGGTACAACAATAAGTTCAATAACGTGGTCCGTGTGACTCACCAGAACTTCAAGTCATGCAACGCAACATCTCCAATTGCAGTCTACTCATCAGGTGCCGACACCATCAACCTCACAAGACCCGGCCACTTGTACTTCATTTGTAGTATCCCAGGCCACTGTCTGGCCGGCCAAAAGGTTAACATTGAGGTCACACTAGCCATGGAACACCTTCCATCTTCGGCTTCCGCCGTTTATCAATTACCACAATCAGCGTCCGTGTCTGATGAAGCCTTGGCGCCCAGTCCAGACAGCTTGGAACCGATCCCTGGCCCAACTCAGGGCAGTGCTCCCGCTCTCAGATCGCTCAACTTCTGGTTGTATCTTGTTGTGCTTGCATTTGGGTTTGGTGTTACTGGCATTGGCACTTACAGCCTGGTTGAGTTTCATGTTTAA